The following are encoded together in the Bubalus kerabau isolate K-KA32 ecotype Philippines breed swamp buffalo chromosome 3, PCC_UOA_SB_1v2, whole genome shotgun sequence genome:
- the ORMDL1 gene encoding ORM1-like protein 1 isoform X2 produces the protein MNVGVAHSEVNPNTRVMNSRGMWLTYALGVGLLHIVLLSIPFFSVPVAWTLTNVIHNLGMYVFLHAVKGTPFETPDQGKARLLTHWEQLDYGVQFTSSRKFFTISPIILSGF, from the exons ATGAATGTTGGCGTTGCCCACAGCGAGGTGAATCCAAATACCCGTGTAATGAACAGCCGTGGTATGTGGCTGACATATGCATTGGGAGTTGGCTTGCTTCACATTGTTTTACTCagtattcccttcttcagtgttCCTGTTGCTTGGACCTTAACAAATGTTATACATAATCTG GGGATGTATGTATTTTTGCATGCAGTAAAAGGAACACCTTTTGAAACTCCCGACCAGGGTAAAGCAAGGCTCCTAACTCATTGGGAACAACTGGACTATGGAGTACAGTTTACATCTTCACGGAAGTTTTTCACAATTTCTCCAATAATTCT